A single genomic interval of Syntrophobotulus glycolicus DSM 8271 harbors:
- a CDS encoding methylated-DNA--[protein]-cysteine S-methyltransferase, which produces MKRVWYDDYPIGVIGIAEDSGSISHLFFGRDKGPAGFEVGATPLIEKAVLQLREYFDGKRTEFDLPLCLQGTEFQQSVWKALQTIAAAETRSYKEIAVQIGNPKAVRAVGMANNRNPISIIVPCHRVVGADGSLTGYGGGLPVKKYLLDLEKRYYA; this is translated from the coding sequence ATGAAAAGGGTATGGTATGATGATTATCCGATCGGAGTAATTGGAATAGCCGAAGATAGCGGCTCCATCTCTCATCTGTTTTTCGGGAGAGATAAAGGTCCGGCTGGCTTTGAGGTTGGGGCAACACCGCTCATTGAAAAAGCGGTGCTGCAGCTCAGAGAGTATTTTGACGGCAAACGGACGGAATTTGACCTGCCGTTATGTTTGCAGGGTACGGAGTTTCAACAATCCGTATGGAAAGCTTTGCAAACCATAGCTGCCGCTGAAACCCGCAGCTATAAAGAGATTGCCGTCCAGATCGGAAACCCGAAAGCAGTACGCGCCGTTGGGATGGCGAATAACCGCAATCCCATATCTATCATTGTTCCCTGTCACCGTGTCGTGGGGGCTGACGGCAGTCTGACCGGCTATGGAGGCGGCCTTCCCGTGAAAAAATATTTACTGGATTTGGAGAAGCGTTATTATGCCTGA